From the Shewanella amazonensis SB2B genome, one window contains:
- a CDS encoding Dyp-type peroxidase produces the protein MDNQVMPREQLGVCAEGNLHAVYLMFNANEGVEQSLRASLASVAQYLYDLTDQYADSAFNGFVAVGANYWDSLFGQGRPSQLKPFPAMHEGNREAPALEYDLFVHLRCDRLDILHLVANEVNQMLDELVELVDEERGFRFMDNRDLTGFVDGTENPRGRHRQDVALVGDEDPAFRGGAYVHVQKFAHNLSKWHRLPVKKQEDIIGRTKVDNIEYESADKPLTSHIKRVNLKDEQGNSMEILRQSMPYGSVKEQGLMFISVCRTPSHFEKMLHSMVHGDGEGNHDHLMHFTRALTGSSFFAPSLDYLLQGQD, from the coding sequence ATGGATAATCAGGTTATGCCACGTGAACAGTTGGGCGTATGCGCCGAAGGCAATCTTCACGCAGTTTATCTGATGTTCAACGCCAATGAAGGGGTTGAGCAGTCGCTGCGTGCGAGCCTTGCCAGTGTTGCCCAATACCTTTACGACCTCACAGACCAATATGCCGACAGTGCCTTTAATGGGTTCGTGGCTGTGGGGGCTAACTATTGGGACAGTCTCTTTGGTCAGGGGCGCCCGTCTCAACTCAAGCCCTTCCCGGCCATGCACGAAGGCAACCGGGAGGCTCCGGCGCTGGAGTACGACTTATTCGTACACTTGCGGTGTGATCGTCTGGACATACTGCATCTGGTGGCCAATGAAGTGAATCAGATGCTCGATGAGCTGGTGGAGCTGGTGGACGAAGAGCGCGGTTTCCGCTTTATGGATAACCGGGACCTGACCGGATTTGTGGATGGTACCGAAAATCCCCGTGGTCGCCACCGTCAGGATGTCGCCTTGGTGGGGGATGAAGATCCGGCGTTCCGTGGAGGGGCTTATGTGCATGTACAAAAGTTTGCCCATAACCTGTCGAAGTGGCACCGTTTGCCGGTGAAAAAGCAGGAAGACATCATTGGCCGTACCAAGGTAGACAATATCGAATATGAGTCTGCCGATAAGCCTTTGACCAGCCACATCAAAAGAGTGAATCTGAAAGATGAGCAAGGTAACTCGATGGAGATTTTGCGTCAGAGCATGCCCTATGGCTCGGTGAAAGAGCAGGGTTTGATGTTCATCTCTGTCTGCCGTACCCCCTCTCATTTTGAAAAGATGCTGCATTCCATGGTGCACGGCGATGGCGAAGGAAATCACGATCACCTGATGCATTTCACCCGCGCCCTGACTGGCTCATCGTTTTTTGCGCCGTCGCTGGATTATTTACTCCAGGGGCAGGATTAA
- the argR gene encoding transcriptional regulator ArgR, whose amino-acid sequence MQKNQDDLVKTFKALLKEERFGSQSEIVNALQAEGFSNINQSKVSRMLSKFGAVRTRNAKQEMVYCLPAELGVPTAGSPLKNLVLDVDHNQAMIVVRTSPGAAQLIARLLDSIGKPEGILGTIAGDDTIFICPSSIKTIEDTLETVKSLFNYSE is encoded by the coding sequence ATGCAAAAAAATCAGGATGACCTCGTCAAAACCTTCAAAGCGCTGTTAAAGGAAGAGCGCTTCGGTTCCCAGAGCGAGATAGTTAATGCGCTGCAGGCCGAAGGCTTCAGCAATATCAACCAATCCAAAGTCTCCCGCATGCTGAGTAAGTTCGGTGCCGTACGTACCCGAAACGCCAAGCAAGAGATGGTGTACTGCCTGCCGGCCGAACTCGGCGTGCCCACTGCCGGCAGTCCACTGAAGAATCTGGTGCTGGATGTGGATCATAACCAGGCCATGATAGTGGTGCGTACCAGCCCGGGGGCTGCCCAGTTAATAGCCCGTTTACTGGACTCCATCGGCAAACCCGAAGGCATCCTGGGTACCATCGCCGGTGACGATACCATTTTTATCTGTCCATCCAGTATCAAGACCATCGAAGATACGCTGGAAACGGTTAAGTCCCTGTTTAATTACAGCGAGTAA
- the mdh gene encoding malate dehydrogenase encodes MKVAVLGAAGGIGQALALLLKTQLPAGSKLSLYDIAPVTPGVAVDLSHIPTAVEVKGFCGEDPTPALEGADVVLISAGVARKPGMDRSDLFNINAGIVRNLIEKVAATCPKALVGIITNPVNTTVAIAAEVLKKAGVYDKNRLFGVTTLDVIRAETFVAEAKGVDVASVKVNVIGGHSGVTILPLLSQIEGVNFSDEEVAALTKRIQNAGTEVVEAKAGGGSATLSMGQAAFRFGMSLIRGLQGEANVVECAYVDGGSEHAVFFAQPVLLGKNGVEKVLPYGEVSAFEANARDAMLDTLKGDIQLGVDFVK; translated from the coding sequence ATGAAAGTTGCTGTTCTTGGTGCCGCCGGTGGTATCGGCCAAGCCCTCGCCCTACTCCTGAAAACCCAACTGCCTGCTGGTTCCAAGCTGTCTCTGTATGACATTGCCCCTGTCACGCCAGGTGTTGCCGTGGATCTGAGCCACATCCCAACTGCCGTTGAGGTGAAAGGTTTTTGCGGTGAAGACCCAACGCCTGCGCTGGAAGGTGCCGATGTGGTGCTGATTTCTGCCGGTGTGGCCCGTAAGCCAGGTATGGATCGTTCTGATCTGTTCAACATCAACGCAGGTATCGTCCGTAACCTGATTGAAAAAGTGGCAGCGACCTGTCCAAAAGCGTTGGTTGGTATCATCACCAACCCCGTAAACACCACCGTGGCCATTGCCGCTGAAGTGCTGAAGAAAGCTGGTGTTTATGACAAAAACCGTCTGTTCGGTGTAACCACTCTGGACGTTATCCGCGCCGAGACCTTCGTTGCCGAAGCTAAGGGCGTTGATGTAGCCAGCGTGAAAGTAAACGTGATTGGCGGCCACAGCGGCGTGACCATTCTGCCTCTGCTGTCTCAAATTGAAGGCGTAAACTTCAGCGATGAAGAAGTGGCTGCTCTGACCAAGCGCATCCAGAACGCCGGTACTGAAGTCGTTGAAGCCAAGGCCGGTGGCGGCAGTGCGACCCTGTCTATGGGTCAGGCGGCTTTCCGTTTCGGTATGTCTCTTATCCGTGGTCTGCAGGGCGAAGCCAATGTGGTTGAGTGCGCCTATGTTGACGGCGGCAGCGAGCACGCTGTGTTCTTCGCTCAGCCAGTGCTGCTGGGCAAAAACGGCGTAGAAAAAGTACTGCCTTATGGCGAGGTGAGCGCGTTCGAAGCCAACGCCCGCGACGCCATGCTGGACACCCTCAAGGGTGACATCCAGCTGGGTGTAGACTTCGTTAAGTAA
- a CDS encoding efflux RND transporter periplasmic adaptor subunit gives MSKLRPFSGIGIAAVLGGFLLSSATQGIAGEAPRPVKVSQIALADNMNQRLLPAEVRASERAGLSFRVSGEIMDILVRPGEEVKAGQLLAKLDPALYEQQLAVAKAQYALAKVLYERNLSLVEQGVVSRNDFDKSKSNHDVAKAALDKAEVELAYTRLLAPYDGVISKRDKRQFEYVRAQEPVLSVRSENLIDVNFQLPEQYISPIQSYQANTGKILVPEVRFDSRDSWFAASLKEMSTVADSSTGSYTVILTLPMPEQLNILPGMSATVRVSLPTETPIPPPEIPAGAVVQEGDKTWVFRWLPESQLLQKVEVVLEGHVLVSGLNDGDFVVVAGADELKDGQSAVRWVKERGL, from the coding sequence ATGAGCAAGCTCAGGCCGTTTTCAGGGATAGGTATTGCCGCAGTGCTGGGGGGCTTTTTGCTCTCCTCAGCCACGCAGGGCATTGCTGGTGAGGCCCCCAGGCCGGTTAAGGTCAGCCAGATAGCCCTGGCCGATAATATGAATCAAAGATTGCTACCGGCAGAAGTCAGGGCATCTGAGCGCGCAGGGCTTTCATTTCGGGTCAGCGGCGAAATCATGGACATTTTGGTGCGCCCCGGCGAAGAGGTCAAAGCCGGACAGTTACTGGCTAAGCTTGACCCGGCACTCTACGAGCAGCAGCTGGCAGTGGCCAAAGCCCAGTATGCACTCGCCAAGGTACTCTATGAGCGTAACCTCAGCTTGGTGGAACAAGGGGTGGTGTCGCGCAACGATTTTGACAAATCCAAGAGTAATCATGATGTCGCCAAGGCTGCACTGGATAAAGCCGAAGTAGAACTTGCCTACACCCGTCTGTTGGCCCCCTATGATGGGGTGATTTCCAAGCGCGACAAACGCCAGTTTGAATATGTGCGGGCTCAGGAGCCTGTCCTGAGTGTGCGCAGTGAAAACCTGATTGATGTGAATTTTCAGCTGCCTGAACAGTATATAAGCCCGATCCAAAGTTATCAGGCCAATACCGGTAAGATACTGGTGCCGGAAGTACGTTTTGACAGCCGGGACTCCTGGTTTGCCGCGTCTCTGAAGGAGATGAGCACAGTGGCCGACAGCAGTACCGGCAGTTACACAGTGATCCTGACGCTGCCAATGCCTGAGCAGCTCAACATTTTGCCGGGCATGTCTGCAACGGTACGGGTATCCCTGCCTACCGAAACCCCAATCCCCCCGCCTGAGATCCCAGCTGGTGCTGTGGTGCAGGAAGGAGATAAGACCTGGGTATTTCGCTGGTTGCCTGAGTCGCAGTTATTGCAAAAGGTGGAAGTGGTTCTCGAGGGCCACGTCCTGGTCTCCGGGCTGAATGACGGCGACTTTGTCGTGGTGGCAGGCGCAGATGAACTCAAGGATGGCCAGAGCGCAGTGCGCTGGGTGAAGGAGCGGGGGCTGTGA
- a CDS encoding efflux RND transporter periplasmic adaptor subunit translates to MTRMILMPLGLIVLLGSCRQAPDIEHTPARVAVYTIPSTENQVTRVFSGVARAQDLTALAFRVEGRIARIPVTKGQRVKAGDVLAVLEKNDFQIALNDRRARLDVTRKQAERSKTLVDQQLMAQAEYDQMNAEYLVARAEARQAELMLEYTKLKAPFDGLIGDVFLKSFENVQPGTLVLSVHRTERIEVDVQVPDLLIAVSRRAETGQQKQGFDVAFEAFPDKSFIGHLLEVNTEKDPQSHTYVATVAVELPEGVKVLEGMPAKVTVDLGKATYTYRREYLLPISAVVMRDGSDIDLQDAGVWLYDSATGTVKFKPVRLGVIVGQSIEVVDGLADGQQVVTQGASRLVDGQQVELIQG, encoded by the coding sequence ATGACAAGAATGATACTGATGCCTCTGGGGCTGATTGTGCTGCTGGGGAGCTGTCGTCAGGCACCGGATATTGAACACACGCCTGCCAGAGTGGCGGTTTACACCATTCCCAGCACCGAAAACCAGGTTACAAGGGTATTCAGCGGAGTGGCCAGGGCGCAGGATCTCACCGCCTTGGCATTTCGTGTTGAAGGCCGTATCGCCCGCATTCCGGTTACCAAGGGGCAAAGGGTTAAGGCCGGAGATGTGTTGGCCGTGCTTGAAAAAAACGACTTTCAAATTGCCCTGAATGATCGTCGTGCTCGCCTGGACGTGACCCGCAAGCAGGCCGAACGCTCCAAAACCCTGGTGGATCAACAATTGATGGCGCAGGCGGAGTACGATCAGATGAATGCGGAATATCTGGTTGCCCGCGCCGAGGCCAGACAAGCTGAGCTGATGCTGGAATATACCAAACTCAAAGCTCCCTTCGACGGTTTGATTGGCGATGTATTTCTCAAGTCCTTTGAAAACGTTCAGCCCGGTACCCTGGTGCTCAGCGTCCATAGAACAGAGCGTATCGAAGTCGATGTGCAGGTGCCCGACCTGCTGATAGCTGTGTCGCGTCGCGCCGAAACCGGTCAACAAAAACAGGGCTTTGATGTGGCCTTTGAAGCCTTTCCAGACAAAAGCTTTATTGGCCACTTGCTGGAAGTAAACACTGAAAAAGATCCCCAATCCCATACCTACGTTGCCACCGTCGCGGTTGAGTTACCCGAGGGGGTTAAGGTGCTCGAGGGGATGCCCGCCAAGGTCACTGTGGATTTGGGCAAGGCTACCTATACCTACCGACGTGAATATCTGTTGCCAATCAGTGCCGTGGTGATGCGAGACGGCAGTGATATTGATTTGCAGGATGCCGGAGTGTGGCTTTACGACTCTGCCACTGGCACCGTTAAATTCAAGCCTGTGCGACTTGGCGTGATTGTGGGCCAAAGTATTGAAGTCGTTGATGGCCTCGCCGATGGACAGCAGGTGGTGACTCAAGGGGCTTCACGCCTCGTGGACGGCCAACAAGTTGAACTGATTCAGGGATAA
- a CDS encoding efflux RND transporter permease subunit — MSVAGYFVKNSVISWMFTLILLLGGSVAFLGLGQLEDPPFTIKDAVVITLYPGATSTEVEEEVTYPVEKAIQALPYVDKIKSLSTSGLSQITVTMKNTYGPDQLPQIWDELRRKVNDMAASLPPGAQHPMVNDDFGDVYGIMLMITGKDFSYRELKDYVDYVKRELELVPGVGKVSLAGEQKEQIFVEMSVNKAASSNLDPNLIANLLNSQNMVSDAGNIQVSGDNLKIRTSGSSRSVEELQELIIPGTQGDKLIYLKDVATVRRGYQEIPTNVLSYNRERAINLGISFSSGVNVVAVGKAVDDKLAQIDSARPAGIKIETMYNQPVEVDNSVGSFVWNLIAAVVIVIGVLLFFMGVKSGILIGLILFLTCLGTFVLMLQAEIELQRISLGALIIALGMLVDNAIVVVEGILIGRQQGKTTLEASDAIVKQTMWPLLGATVIAITAFAPIGLSPDSTGEFAGSLFWVLLFSLFLSWITAITITPFFASLFFGDKGEEQLEGQTKDPYGGAFFTLYKVALDVCMRYRFISVIAVVLAFVASVVGFGYVKQSFFPPSTTPIFLVDVWLPEGTDIRETQRIVTAMEDKAAQLADVEFVASTVGKGFPRFMLTYAPEKNYASYGQIAIRTSAFETLEGVMTQFRREMEAGFPQTQLKFKRLEVGPSTDAKIEARISGPDPDVLRTLGAEVQAVFAATPGTVNVRHDWRERVKYIAPRFNETQARRLGIVKSEVDKALKFSFAGLQIGVYREGTNLLSIVGRLPDDERVDIESMESIRIWSPVLNTLVPLQQVVDGFEVKFEDPIIQRRDRKRTLTVFADADFEYDLLPAELFAKVRPQVEAISMPPGYELVWGGEFESSQDAQESLFAILPMGFLFMFLVTVFLFNSVRKPLVIWACVPLAIIGITLGLLVLDKPFSFMALLGMLSLSGMLLKNGIVLLDQINLEINEGKEPFQAVFESTVSRVRPVCMAAVTTILGMLPLITDAFFESMAAVVMFGLGVATVLTLLIVPVFYIIFFKIPYRAYGDFQKSSG; from the coding sequence ATGAGCGTAGCAGGCTATTTCGTCAAAAACTCCGTCATCAGCTGGATGTTTACCCTGATCCTCTTGTTGGGAGGCAGTGTTGCCTTTCTTGGCCTTGGCCAGCTTGAAGATCCACCGTTTACCATTAAAGACGCTGTGGTGATAACCCTTTACCCCGGAGCCACATCCACCGAGGTTGAAGAAGAGGTTACGTATCCGGTAGAGAAAGCGATTCAGGCGTTGCCCTATGTGGACAAGATTAAGTCGCTCAGTACCTCCGGGTTATCGCAAATCACTGTGACCATGAAAAACACCTATGGCCCTGACCAGCTGCCGCAAATTTGGGATGAACTCAGGCGCAAGGTCAATGATATGGCCGCGAGCCTGCCTCCCGGCGCACAGCACCCCATGGTGAACGACGACTTTGGCGATGTGTACGGCATCATGCTGATGATCACGGGTAAAGATTTCAGCTACCGCGAGCTCAAAGACTACGTGGACTATGTAAAGCGTGAGCTGGAGTTGGTGCCCGGTGTCGGTAAGGTCTCGTTGGCCGGTGAGCAAAAAGAACAAATTTTTGTAGAAATGTCAGTGAACAAAGCTGCCAGCTCCAACCTGGACCCCAACCTGATTGCCAACTTGCTCAATTCACAGAATATGGTGTCAGATGCAGGCAATATTCAGGTCTCTGGCGACAACCTCAAAATTCGCACCAGCGGAAGCTCTCGCTCGGTGGAGGAGTTGCAGGAACTCATTATCCCCGGCACCCAGGGCGATAAGCTTATCTATTTGAAAGATGTGGCTACCGTGCGCCGCGGTTATCAGGAAATCCCCACCAATGTGCTCAGTTACAACCGCGAGCGTGCTATCAATCTGGGGATCTCATTTTCATCCGGCGTCAACGTGGTGGCTGTAGGTAAGGCAGTTGATGATAAATTGGCTCAAATCGACTCGGCCCGCCCTGCGGGCATCAAAATTGAGACCATGTATAACCAGCCGGTGGAAGTGGACAATTCTGTCGGCAGCTTTGTTTGGAATCTGATAGCCGCTGTCGTGATTGTGATAGGCGTGCTGCTGTTCTTTATGGGCGTAAAAAGCGGCATCCTGATAGGCCTTATCCTGTTTTTAACCTGTTTGGGCACCTTTGTGTTGATGCTGCAGGCTGAGATTGAACTGCAGCGTATTTCCCTGGGAGCGCTCATTATTGCGTTAGGGATGCTGGTGGATAACGCCATTGTGGTGGTGGAAGGGATTTTGATTGGCCGCCAGCAGGGAAAAACCACCTTGGAAGCATCCGATGCCATTGTAAAGCAAACCATGTGGCCACTGCTTGGGGCTACAGTCATTGCCATCACCGCCTTTGCGCCCATTGGTTTGTCACCGGACTCCACCGGCGAGTTTGCCGGCTCGCTGTTTTGGGTGCTGCTGTTTTCCCTTTTCCTTTCCTGGATCACCGCCATCACCATCACGCCTTTTTTTGCCAGTCTCTTTTTTGGTGATAAAGGGGAGGAACAGCTTGAAGGTCAAACCAAAGACCCTTATGGCGGCGCCTTCTTTACCCTTTATAAAGTCGCACTGGATGTGTGCATGCGCTATCGCTTTATCAGCGTGATTGCGGTAGTGCTGGCGTTTGTGGCGTCTGTGGTCGGGTTTGGTTACGTGAAACAATCATTTTTCCCACCCTCAACCACCCCCATATTTTTGGTGGATGTGTGGCTGCCTGAAGGGACTGATATCCGCGAAACCCAGCGGATAGTAACTGCCATGGAAGATAAGGCTGCGCAGCTGGCGGATGTGGAATTTGTGGCGTCCACCGTTGGCAAGGGATTCCCCCGATTTATGCTGACTTATGCCCCGGAAAAGAATTATGCCTCTTACGGCCAGATAGCCATTCGCACCAGCGCGTTCGAGACACTCGAAGGGGTGATGACCCAGTTCCGCCGCGAAATGGAGGCGGGCTTTCCGCAAACCCAACTCAAGTTTAAACGGCTGGAAGTGGGACCCTCCACCGATGCCAAGATTGAGGCCCGGATCTCAGGACCGGATCCTGATGTGCTAAGAACCCTCGGGGCAGAGGTGCAGGCGGTATTTGCGGCCACACCGGGCACAGTGAATGTGCGCCACGATTGGCGCGAACGGGTGAAATACATAGCGCCCAGGTTTAATGAAACCCAGGCCAGACGTTTGGGCATTGTGAAAAGTGAAGTGGACAAGGCGCTCAAGTTTTCCTTTGCCGGATTGCAGATAGGGGTTTATCGCGAAGGCACTAATCTACTGTCTATCGTGGGTCGGTTGCCGGATGATGAGCGGGTCGATATCGAATCGATGGAAAGCATCCGGATCTGGAGTCCTGTGCTGAACACACTTGTGCCTCTGCAGCAGGTAGTCGATGGATTCGAGGTGAAGTTCGAAGACCCCATCATTCAGCGCCGGGATCGCAAGCGCACACTGACAGTCTTCGCCGATGCCGATTTTGAGTACGACCTGCTGCCTGCTGAGCTGTTTGCCAAAGTTCGACCACAGGTGGAAGCCATCAGCATGCCGCCCGGATATGAACTTGTGTGGGGAGGCGAGTTTGAGTCATCACAGGATGCCCAGGAGTCGCTGTTTGCCATTTTGCCGATGGGTTTCCTGTTTATGTTTTTGGTAACGGTATTCCTGTTTAACTCGGTGCGTAAGCCGCTGGTGATCTGGGCCTGTGTCCCGCTGGCCATTATCGGTATTACCCTGGGATTGTTGGTACTCGATAAACCCTTCAGCTTTATGGCGTTGCTGGGGATGCTCAGTCTGTCGGGAATGCTGCTTAAGAACGGCATAGTGCTGCTTGACCAAATCAATCTGGAAATCAATGAGGGTAAGGAGCCCTTCCAGGCGGTGTTTGAGTCTACGGTTAGCCGCGTCAGGCCCGTATGTATGGCGGCTGTCACGACCATTTTGGGGATGTTGCCGCTTATCACCGATGCCTTCTTTGAGTCCATGGCGGCGGTGGTCATGTTCGGCCTTGGTGTGGCGACAGTGCTGACCTTGCTGATTGTGCCTGTGTTTTACATCATCTTTTTCAAGATACCCTATCGGGCCTACGGCGACTTTCAGAAGTCCAGCGGCTGA
- a CDS encoding cupin domain-containing protein, which yields MANLLSELPENLCEEVFETLIKSSDCRIERIVSLGHSTAAGQWYDQDEHEWVVLLSGSAVLAYEDGTSLAMVPGDYINIPAHVRHRVEATDPAIPSVWLAVFYGSSNQIVG from the coding sequence ATGGCGAACCTTCTTTCCGAGCTTCCAGAAAATCTCTGTGAGGAAGTCTTCGAAACCCTGATTAAGTCTTCAGATTGCCGCATCGAGCGCATCGTCTCTCTGGGGCACAGTACAGCGGCGGGCCAATGGTACGATCAGGACGAGCATGAATGGGTCGTGCTGCTCAGCGGCAGTGCGGTGCTGGCCTATGAAGATGGCACTAGTCTTGCCATGGTTCCCGGCGATTACATCAACATCCCTGCCCATGTACGCCACCGAGTCGAAGCGACCGACCCTGCCATTCCCAGCGTATGGCTGGCGGTGTTTTACGGTTCTTCCAACCAGATAGTGGGCTGA
- a CDS encoding peptidase U32 family protein, with translation MSTEGVEIFIPGKPQALVTPEPVKLADNKLELLAPAKNADYGIEAIRHGADAVYIGAPAFGARHTAGNSIADIARLCEFAHRYHAQVFVTVNTILFDSELEDARKLIWEVYEAGADAIIVQDIGLLELDLPPIALHASTQMDNRVPEKVAFLEHVGFSQAVLARELSLTQIRAVAAETKMRLEFFIHGALCVAFSGQCYISEAYTDNRSANRGECSQQCRMPGNLSTRKGEVIATNEHMLSLKDNNQTENLEALIDAGIRSFKIEGRLKDLSYVKNVTAHYRQQLDAIMARRPEFEPSSHGRCSYSFVPDPDKSFNRGKTDYFVHDRKPGIADFRTPKYLGIDVGKVSKIAKDHIVVDSNAEFNNGDGLGFFAKNYEKARLSDDKLTGFRVNRAEGNVLYLKTVPEDLRVGVTLYRNHDQAFEMLLAKESAERLVTVNFALAEREQGLALTAFDNHGHSVTVTADFDKQQAKDIDRNCEGLKKNLGKLGNTDFCLGEIELGDAAAVFAPASVINNLRRDAVEALGQARIQGYQRPTPWERDDSVRYPQRSMTYLSNVANQKAKDFYTRHGVVSIRDAYEVRPVKGDAPLMITKHCIRYSYNMCPKEVPGIKADPLQMELGGKEFKLVFDCHKCEMLVVG, from the coding sequence ATGAGTACAGAAGGCGTTGAGATTTTTATTCCCGGCAAACCCCAGGCCCTGGTGACCCCAGAGCCGGTTAAGCTTGCCGATAATAAGCTGGAGTTGCTGGCTCCCGCCAAAAACGCCGATTACGGAATCGAAGCCATTCGTCATGGCGCCGATGCAGTTTACATAGGTGCCCCCGCCTTTGGCGCTCGCCACACCGCCGGTAACAGCATTGCCGACATTGCCCGTCTGTGTGAATTTGCCCACCGTTACCATGCCCAGGTGTTTGTTACCGTTAACACCATCTTGTTTGACTCAGAGCTGGAAGACGCCCGCAAACTGATTTGGGAAGTGTACGAGGCCGGTGCCGATGCCATTATCGTGCAGGATATTGGTCTGCTGGAACTTGATCTGCCGCCGATAGCGCTGCACGCCAGTACCCAGATGGATAACCGGGTGCCGGAAAAGGTGGCTTTTTTGGAGCACGTCGGTTTTTCTCAGGCGGTGCTGGCACGTGAGCTGAGCCTGACTCAAATTCGCGCCGTGGCGGCTGAAACCAAGATGCGACTTGAGTTTTTTATCCATGGCGCCCTGTGTGTGGCGTTCAGCGGCCAGTGCTATATCAGTGAAGCCTATACAGATAACCGCAGTGCCAATCGGGGTGAGTGCTCACAACAGTGTCGTATGCCGGGGAACCTCAGTACCCGCAAGGGTGAGGTGATTGCCACCAACGAGCACATGTTGTCGCTCAAAGACAACAACCAGACGGAAAACCTCGAAGCCCTGATTGATGCCGGTATTCGCTCTTTCAAGATTGAGGGGCGTCTGAAGGACTTGAGTTACGTAAAAAACGTGACTGCCCACTATCGTCAGCAGCTCGATGCCATCATGGCCCGCCGCCCCGAGTTTGAGCCTTCGTCCCATGGCCGCTGTAGCTACAGCTTTGTGCCTGATCCGGACAAGAGCTTCAACCGCGGCAAGACAGATTATTTCGTGCATGACCGTAAGCCGGGCATTGCCGACTTCCGTACCCCAAAATACCTCGGGATTGATGTGGGTAAGGTCAGCAAAATCGCCAAAGACCACATAGTGGTAGACTCCAATGCCGAATTCAATAACGGTGATGGTCTGGGCTTTTTTGCCAAAAACTATGAAAAAGCCCGTTTGTCAGATGACAAACTCACCGGATTCAGGGTGAACCGCGCCGAAGGCAATGTGCTCTATCTCAAGACAGTGCCGGAAGATCTGCGGGTAGGTGTCACCCTATACCGTAACCACGATCAGGCGTTTGAGATGCTGCTGGCTAAAGAGTCGGCCGAGCGTTTGGTGACGGTAAACTTTGCCCTGGCCGAGCGGGAGCAGGGGCTGGCATTGACCGCCTTTGATAACCATGGCCATTCAGTGACAGTGACCGCTGACTTTGATAAGCAGCAGGCCAAGGATATTGACCGCAACTGTGAAGGGCTGAAAAAGAATCTGGGCAAGTTAGGAAACACTGACTTTTGCCTTGGTGAGATTGAACTGGGTGATGCTGCTGCCGTGTTTGCGCCTGCGTCTGTCATTAATAATCTGCGCCGCGATGCGGTGGAGGCGCTTGGTCAGGCCCGTATTCAGGGCTACCAGCGCCCAACGCCCTGGGAGCGTGATGACAGCGTGCGCTATCCCCAGCGCAGCATGACTTACCTCAGTAACGTCGCCAACCAGAAGGCCAAAGACTTCTACACCCGCCACGGTGTGGTTTCAATCCGTGATGCCTATGAGGTGCGTCCGGTAAAAGGTGATGCGCCCCTGATGATCACCAAACACTGCATCCGCTACAGCTACAACATGTGTCCCAAGGAAGTGCCGGGCATCAAGGCAGACCCGCTGCAGATGGAACTGGGTGGCAAGGAATTCAAGCTGGTGTTTGACTGCCACAAGTGTGAAATGCTGGTAGTAGGCTAA
- a CDS encoding PH domain-containing protein, with protein MGFLDALMGNASEVDLGKLAAELSPILGDNEELQLAYKMVRDLFVFTSKRLILIDKQGVTGKKVSYHSIPYKAIVHFQVETAGTFDMDAELKLWISGQHEPLVKELKRGTDVVGIQKTIARYALG; from the coding sequence ATGGGATTTTTGGATGCCCTGATGGGCAATGCCAGTGAAGTGGATTTGGGCAAGTTAGCGGCCGAGTTGTCGCCTATTCTGGGTGACAACGAAGAGTTGCAACTGGCCTATAAAATGGTGCGTGACCTGTTTGTCTTTACCAGCAAGCGATTGATATTAATCGATAAGCAAGGCGTCACGGGCAAGAAAGTGAGTTATCATTCCATTCCCTACAAGGCGATAGTGCATTTTCAGGTGGAAACGGCAGGCACCTTCGATATGGATGCTGAGCTGAAGCTGTGGATCTCGGGGCAACACGAGCCGCTGGTAAAAGAACTCAAGCGCGGCACCGATGTCGTTGGCATTCAAAAAACCATCGCCCGATACGCTCTGGGTTAA